The following proteins are co-located in the Paenibacillus sp. FSL H8-0079 genome:
- a CDS encoding baseplate J/gp47 family protein, with translation MYEEQTFEVILNRMLDRVPDGVDKREGSIIYDALAPAAVEMAQMYIELDVNSNLKFADTASGEYLDRAVAWSGISRKAATKARWVGSFRDNEGKPVEVPLESRFSTGDRVYVIVERIAAGRYVLECEVAGAEGNEYTGALLPIDYIARLTTAELTQLLVPGEDEETDQALVDRYQDKVSRPVTSANKYQYELWARENSGVGKAKAFPLWDGPGTVKVALLNNEMQTPAEAVIKAVQEYIDPTQDGMGEGASPIGPVVTVVGAEEIPIDVEVQVTLASGSTYEGVKTLIETGVTAYLKELAFADPLVRWTRIANVILDIPPVIDYSDLLVNGGMSNLEIAPGAVAVLGTVKVT, from the coding sequence CAGACGTTTGAAGTCATTTTAAATCGAATGCTGGACAGAGTGCCGGATGGTGTGGATAAACGTGAAGGCAGCATTATCTATGATGCGCTTGCGCCAGCGGCAGTGGAAATGGCTCAGATGTATATCGAGCTGGATGTGAACTCCAACCTGAAGTTTGCGGATACAGCATCTGGAGAGTATCTGGATCGTGCGGTGGCTTGGTCTGGCATTAGTCGGAAAGCGGCCACGAAGGCACGTTGGGTTGGTAGTTTTCGGGATAACGAAGGGAAGCCTGTTGAGGTTCCTTTGGAGAGTCGTTTTTCCACGGGGGATCGCGTGTACGTTATTGTGGAGCGCATCGCGGCAGGGCGATATGTGTTGGAATGTGAAGTCGCGGGAGCGGAAGGTAATGAATATACGGGGGCGCTGCTGCCCATCGATTATATTGCCCGCCTGACGACAGCTGAATTGACACAGTTGCTGGTTCCTGGCGAAGACGAGGAAACGGACCAAGCCTTGGTTGATCGATATCAGGATAAAGTTTCCCGTCCGGTTACGAGTGCCAACAAATATCAGTATGAGTTATGGGCACGGGAAAACTCTGGTGTTGGCAAAGCCAAAGCTTTTCCACTATGGGATGGTCCGGGTACAGTCAAAGTAGCATTGCTGAATAACGAAATGCAAACACCTGCTGAGGCGGTCATTAAGGCGGTGCAAGAGTATATCGATCCAACCCAGGATGGAATGGGAGAAGGCGCATCTCCAATCGGACCTGTGGTCACAGTGGTGGGGGCGGAAGAAATACCCATCGATGTCGAGGTACAGGTTACGCTTGCTTCCGGTTCAACGTATGAGGGCGTGAAGACACTGATTGAAACGGGAGTTACGGCGTATCTGAAAGAACTGGCCTTTGCCGATCCGTTGGTTCGTTGGACACGTATTGCCAATGTCATTCTGGATATCCCACCCGTGATCGATTATAGCGATCTGCTGGTGAATGGTGGTATGTCCAATCTGGAGATCGCCCCTGGCGCAGTAGCCGTTCTCGGGACGGTGAAGGTGACATGA
- a CDS encoding putative phage tail protein, whose protein sequence is MSKADVLMTLLPPLYENVLEMQLLTETEGVELDKLTVGLESVLDQFYPESATWSLERYERDLQIPTNQAKPDDQRRSVIISKMRGSGKVSGSMLKNVAQAYESGGIDVSVSPEEYLIRIRFSDTWGLPPNLDDLKAAIEDIKPAHMTVEYRLRYLTIAEVESMTLEEIEQTRQDKFAGGGA, encoded by the coding sequence ATGAGTAAAGCGGACGTATTAATGACTCTTTTGCCCCCGTTGTATGAAAATGTGCTGGAGATGCAGCTTCTTACGGAGACCGAAGGTGTTGAGCTGGACAAGCTTACGGTGGGTTTGGAAAGTGTGCTGGATCAATTCTACCCGGAGTCTGCGACCTGGTCATTGGAACGTTATGAGCGGGATTTGCAGATTCCGACAAATCAAGCCAAGCCGGATGATCAGCGAAGATCCGTAATCATTTCCAAAATGCGCGGCAGCGGCAAAGTCTCTGGTTCCATGCTCAAGAACGTGGCTCAGGCCTACGAAAGTGGCGGGATTGATGTATCCGTGTCGCCAGAGGAATACTTGATCCGAATCCGTTTCAGCGATACTTGGGGCTTGCCGCCCAATCTGGACGATCTGAAGGCAGCGATTGAGGATATTAAACCAGCACACATGACCGTGGAATACCGTCTACGGTATTTGACGATTGCGGAGGTTGAAAGCATGACGCTGGAGGAGATTGAACAGACTCGACAGGATAAATTTGCAGGAGGTGGAGCTTAA
- a CDS encoding phage tail protein gives MNEPKTPNLGLNKIDRSSPSTTYFDLDKYLDQNWEKVDEGVATKVDLEKMNQLINEMDIPDASLLRKGKVQLSSAVDGTSEELAATPRAVKTVNDALTAHTADYIQHLADYVRQTGYAITEGVANAYTVTTDPTPTRYVDGMGIVIRVHKSNTGASTLKWGSLKTVPILDSKGSELTTGKLPEGGMFTLRYNEEAINFQLQGEEGVSEEFGDGSDGVLNTTSNVIIPVAQQDVTTVIKNYKSLTINAGHTMSLASRCRGLIIYVDGDVVINGTIDVTGKSAFVNPNSVEPILIPITIKKMMAWDATNKIFTVPRGGSGGRGGSGGGGYQGTYPISGGDGGGGNWFGGGQGGGGGGGTASVTSGAGTNATTSTGGMGGGGSSGPGAGGGGGGTQTNIATTSSGYPGGIGAGGGGAAGYRANIGFVAKGGTGGSGINGGGGGGGGAAVVGAASDATAGDGQDGKNIGGGLVVLVAKGDITIGSNGKILANGLNSGSNGGYSYLHGVDTYAGAGGGGGGGGAGGGVIALLYRGTYRTSGTLQVNGTAGGIGGSYTGGSGSAGGIGSILTKKV, from the coding sequence ATGAATGAACCAAAAACACCGAATTTGGGATTGAATAAGATTGACCGATCCTCGCCATCGACGACCTATTTTGATCTGGACAAGTATCTGGATCAGAACTGGGAGAAGGTCGATGAGGGTGTAGCCACAAAGGTTGATTTGGAAAAAATGAACCAATTGATAAACGAAATGGATATTCCGGATGCATCCCTTCTCCGTAAGGGGAAGGTTCAACTCTCCAGTGCGGTTGATGGTACATCCGAGGAACTAGCAGCAACACCAAGAGCTGTTAAGACAGTTAATGATGCACTTACTGCACATACGGCGGATTATATTCAACACCTTGCGGACTATGTGCGACAAACCGGGTATGCGATTACAGAAGGAGTTGCCAATGCTTACACAGTGACAACAGATCCCACACCAACTAGATATGTGGATGGCATGGGAATTGTGATTCGAGTCCACAAATCAAACACAGGGGCATCTACTCTGAAATGGGGATCACTTAAAACGGTTCCAATTCTAGACAGTAAAGGCAGTGAACTAACAACTGGAAAGCTTCCCGAAGGTGGGATGTTTACCCTCCGTTACAATGAGGAGGCTATAAATTTTCAATTACAGGGTGAGGAAGGGGTGTCAGAAGAGTTCGGAGATGGCAGCGACGGGGTACTAAATACTACCAGTAATGTCATTATTCCAGTAGCCCAACAGGACGTAACAACTGTTATAAAAAACTATAAAAGCCTAACAATTAACGCGGGACATACTATGTCACTGGCGTCTAGATGTAGGGGGCTAATTATATATGTAGATGGGGATGTTGTAATTAATGGAACTATAGACGTCACTGGTAAAAGTGCCTTTGTAAATCCAAACAGCGTTGAGCCAATTCTTATTCCAATCACAATAAAGAAGATGATGGCTTGGGACGCAACAAATAAAATATTCACAGTTCCAAGGGGGGGGAGCGGTGGAAGAGGTGGTAGTGGAGGAGGAGGTTACCAAGGCACTTATCCAATTTCTGGTGGGGATGGTGGTGGAGGTAACTGGTTTGGTGGTGGCCAGGGAGGCGGAGGCGGAGGCGGCACCGCATCGGTAACCTCTGGAGCAGGAACTAACGCTACGACATCGACTGGTGGCATGGGAGGTGGAGGTTCTTCAGGTCCTGGAGCAGGAGGAGGAGGAGGAGGTACTCAAACTAACATAGCTACTACTTCTTCAGGTTACCCCGGGGGAATTGGTGCGGGTGGTGGTGGGGCTGCTGGGTACAGAGCCAATATAGGGTTTGTTGCAAAAGGGGGCACTGGTGGTAGTGGAATCAACGGAGGAGGAGGAGGAGGAGGAGGAGCTGCTGTAGTTGGCGCTGCTTCAGATGCCACCGCAGGCGACGGTCAAGATGGAAAGAATATTGGTGGTGGATTGGTTGTCCTAGTCGCTAAAGGAGACATAACAATAGGTTCCAATGGTAAAATACTTGCTAACGGATTAAATAGTGGTTCAAACGGCGGTTATTCTTACTTGCACGGAGTCGACACCTATGCAGGAGCCGGCGGTGGAGGCGGCGGTGGTGGCGCTGGTGGTGGTGTAATTGCCTTATTGTACCGTGGCACATATAGGACATCAGGAACTTTGCAAGTAAACGGGACGGCTGGAGGAATTGGTGGAAGTTACACCGGAGGAAGCGGCTCGGCTGGAGGCATTGGTTCAATATTAACTAAAAAAGTTTAG
- a CDS encoding phage holin family protein encodes MERWDTLWKWGIALMSSSVTYFFGGWSGVLGVLLVFVILDYLTGIAAAGMSGKLESNVGMFGIARKVFIFAMVSVAHLVDGVLGDGHLFRDAVAFFYIANELLSIIENGGKLGAPIPPVIRQAIEVLKGKGGTGELPGNFSPSAKDSFSQADPDDIDSKAEDSKK; translated from the coding sequence ATGGAACGATGGGATACCCTATGGAAATGGGGAATTGCACTCATGAGCAGCTCAGTAACCTACTTCTTCGGAGGCTGGTCAGGCGTGCTCGGCGTATTGCTTGTATTCGTCATCCTCGACTACCTAACTGGGATTGCGGCAGCGGGCATGAGTGGCAAGTTAGAAAGTAATGTTGGCATGTTCGGCATCGCGCGAAAGGTATTTATATTTGCAATGGTATCGGTGGCTCATCTGGTGGACGGTGTTCTGGGAGACGGACATTTGTTCAGGGATGCGGTCGCCTTTTTTTATATCGCAAATGAGTTGTTGTCCATTATCGAAAACGGGGGCAAGTTAGGTGCTCCAATCCCGCCGGTGATTCGGCAAGCCATTGAAGTGCTCAAGGGTAAAGGGGGGACCGGGGAACTCCCCGGTAACTTCTCCCCGAGTGCCAAAGACTCTTTTTCACAGGCAGATCCGGATGACATAGATTCAAAGGCTGAAGATAGTAAGAAGTAA
- a CDS encoding glycoside hydrolase family 25 protein, giving the protein MQTRSPGNTQGIDVSRYQGNIDWAKVKASGMTFVFIKATEGQTYTDPNYQKNVTGALAAGMLVGTYHFFRATSTDGAKAEAAHYANTLNKVGGAKALQLPPVMDYENNPGNLSKAQMNTVAKAFLTELQRLTGVKPIIYTGNSFAGNFDTSLSSYDLWIARYSNTRVPDDQPAWKRWTFWQYTDSGKVNGISGNVDMNEFEGTAAQLRARYAAATPKPPEPSNPTNPSNPNPPTVPPKGGEPMTAEEKAAFDALKSQVDKLQARQQMEVPVWAKAAVDAALAYDTKNPLFSIDNGASYDFYRFITVMHRRGLFKK; this is encoded by the coding sequence ATGCAAACGAGAAGTCCAGGCAACACACAGGGCATTGACGTCTCCCGATACCAGGGCAATATTGACTGGGCGAAGGTGAAGGCAAGCGGCATGACATTTGTATTCATCAAGGCAACCGAGGGACAGACGTATACCGATCCGAATTATCAGAAAAATGTAACTGGCGCACTGGCGGCGGGCATGCTGGTCGGAACATATCACTTCTTCCGCGCGACATCTACCGATGGTGCCAAGGCAGAAGCTGCACATTACGCCAATACACTTAACAAAGTTGGAGGCGCCAAGGCGCTACAACTGCCACCTGTTATGGACTACGAGAACAACCCCGGCAACCTGAGCAAAGCGCAGATGAATACAGTTGCCAAAGCTTTTTTAACCGAATTACAACGTCTGACAGGTGTAAAACCGATCATATACACGGGCAATTCATTTGCCGGGAATTTTGACACATCACTCAGCTCATACGATCTGTGGATCGCGCGTTACAGCAACACCCGTGTACCGGACGACCAGCCGGCATGGAAGCGTTGGACGTTCTGGCAGTATACGGATTCAGGCAAGGTGAATGGCATTAGCGGCAACGTGGATATGAATGAATTCGAGGGAACAGCGGCACAGCTCAGAGCAAGGTACGCAGCTGCCACTCCGAAACCACCGGAGCCATCCAATCCGACCAATCCAAGTAATCCGAATCCACCAACCGTACCACCGAAAGGGGGCGAACCGATGACAGCCGAAGAGAAAGCAGCGTTTGATGCGCTCAAATCCCAGGTCGACAAACTGCAGGCGCGTCAGCAAATGGAAGTTCCAGTATGGGCGAAAGCAGCTGTGGATGCAGCACTTGCATATGACACCAAAAATCCATTGTTCAGCATCGATAATGGGGCGAGTTATGATTTTTACCGTTTTATTACCGTGATGCATCGCAGAGGTTTGTTTAAAAAGTGA